From Candidatus Methanomethylophilaceae archaeon:
CGATCAGGCTCTCCACTCTGGAAGCGATATGCGACGTCCTCGATTGCCAGCCGGGAGATCTTTTGGAGTTCAGGAGGGAGGAAGGCGGAGACGAAGAATCCTATGCGGATTCTGAAACGCTGGATTCCACCCGAAGAAAAAATCGATGCAGACAGAGGTTTTGCAGACTATTTTTGATATAATAATCGGCCTGGAGAGGGGACACTCGAACCCCCAGCAGCCAGATCTCCAAAAATGCGTTCCGATCAATCCCCCTCCAATGTCTCAGAATCATCATCGCTTCGTCCAAGGCCACGTCCGGAGTGGGGTCGGTCGGGAAGCACGCCTTCTACGGATGCGCCCTGACCAAGGCCAACCTGTCCTCCGCGACCAAGATCGGCTACGGCGCCTTCACCGGGAACGACCTGAGGGAAGTCACATTTGGCGGCGGCCTGGAATCCGTCGATCCGAAGGCCTTTTTCAGGTACTCGTTCTGGGACGCCGGCGAAAACAGGATCCCTGTGTCCGCTCAGGATCTCGCCGGAAAGACTTTCGAGGGCTCTGGCAAAATCCTCTCTGAGTTGCCTGAGAACTAACCATAAGGCTGGGATACTCCCGGCTAAACTATTTACCCGGTGATAAATAGCGACTCTGAACCGAAAGATACTTCAGAAGTTTAAGGCTGAAGCTGGAACAGAGTCGCGTTATCGCCTTTTTTCCGTCCGAATTCACTTGCCAGCAATGATGTACTCCTGCAGGCGCAGGCGGTTGCC
This genomic window contains:
- a CDS encoding helix-turn-helix transcriptional regulator, translating into MPIVIRLDHVMLDKKITLVELSKRVGITNVNLSKLKTGKVSAIRLSTLEAICDVLDCQPGDLLEFRREEGGDEESYADSETLDSTRRKNRCRQRFCRLFLI
- a CDS encoding leucine-rich repeat protein; this translates as MSKNAFRSIPLQCLRIIIASSKATSGVGSVGKHAFYGCALTKANLSSATKIGYGAFTGNDLREVTFGGGLESVDPKAFFRYSFWDAGENRIPVSAQDLAGKTFEGSGKILSELPEN